The genomic segment TTTGGAATTACAAGGTTGTCAATGCGTGAATCAGGCTTGAAAAGCTCGCCGTTGTAGCCTGCGGCAATATTAAAACCATTGCCGCTGTCAATAGCTTTAAACAGCCTTTTTATCTCGTCCCAGACATCTGAATTACTGCGGAGATCAGAGGATTTACTCATAATCCCGGTAATCATGCGCTGCAAAATATCACGGGGCAGAAGCTCTTCCCTGGAATCCTCGCAGAACCAGATAAAGATCAAACGGTCTAAGATTTTCTGGGTAACAGCAACAAGTTCTTCTCTTTTTTTATTGTATTGGGGATTATGCTTTGCAATCTCGTTAAAAAGGTCGAGCCTGAGCTTGTAATATTTTGCGTAAAACTCCTTTTCAATCTTCTTTTCTTCAACCCCCTGAAGTTCCAGCATGGTTTCAGTAACAGATTTGCCTTTGTCAAGCATCCGGTCTTTTCTGAAAACAGCAAGGAATTTGATAAGCTCTTTGTCATCTGAAAGGGAGAGTTTTTTATCTTTGATCTCATCAGGAACAACAAAATAAAATTTCTGGTTTTTATCCTTTGAAAGATTCCTGTGAAATAAAATGATCTCATTAAAATTTGTTACAATGCCCCATTTGCACAAATCATGATTTATCATGTAATTCCACAACTGGTCTGAGGCATCTCCTAAGTCTTTGGTATCAGGAGCTTTAAACTCAACCACAACAAGATCATCGTTTTTATTTTTACCTGGATAAAAACCCAGGGTGCAGTCAGCTTTGCCGGTTCCGCCTCCGCTTCCTGCTTTTTTTATCTTTTTCTGGCGCAATACATTATAATCATAAGGAAAATCATCTTTAATCCTATAACCAAGCAAATCCCTGAAAACATGCTTTTCAAACCCGGGCCAGTCCTTTTCCTCGCCCCCTTCTTCCGGGTCAAAATCATTTACATATTCAATGCGTCTTTGAACAATTTTCTTGTATTCTGAAATCTTAGCATCATCAAGACCAAGCTCTGCCCTGAGTTTTTTCATCTGCTTGCTGAAAAAGCTGTCTGTAAAAATATTTGCCATTATATTTTTCCTTTATAATATGGGAGGAACAGGATTTGTAGAGACAAGGCATGTCTTGTCTCTACAATGGTAATTCCAATTTGGCAAAAAAAAAAGAGCCAGCCTTGTAAGGCTGACTCTTTGATTTCGTTTTGGTGCCGAAGAGAAGACTCGAACTTCCACAGGAATACTCCTACTAGACCCTGAACCTAGCGCGTCTACCAATTCCGCCACTTCGGCATATCTTGTTAAAAAACAGCTTTGAAAAAGATTGATTTTCAAAAAGATGTGCGGTATATATACCGTTTCTTTTTTTATGTCAAGCCAAATTTATAAGGAACAAGCAATTATAATGAAAATTATAAAAGGTATTGAAAATATTCAACAAGCATATAAAGATGCTGTTATCACCATAGGAAATTTTGACGGGGTTCATATAGGGCATCAGGCACTTTTTCATGAAGTGATAGAAAAAGCAGATTCCATTGGCGGCACTTCCATAGCCATGACTTTTGATCCCCATCCAATAAGAGTTTTGACTCAAAACGACCATCCCCCGCTAATAACATTAAATGAGCAAAAGATTGAGCTTATTTCAAGATCAGGGCTTGATGTCTTGATTTGTGTGCCTTTTTCAAAGGAATTTGCAAAAATATCTGCAAAAGAATTTCTTGAAGATATCCTGATAAATAAAATAGGTATGAAAGCTTTTGTTGTGGGAGGGGATTATTCATTTGGGAAAAATCGGGAAGGTGATCTGGATTATTTAAAGACATCATCAAAAAGACTTGGATTTGAACTTATTGTTGCAGACTGGATTCAATCTCCTAATAATGGAGCTGCAAGGATCAGCAGTACAAAAATCCGTGAACTGGTTATGGAAGGCGAGATAAGCCATGCGCAGAAAATGCTGGGCCGTTATTACCAGATCAGGGGATTTGTAGAACAGGGGCGCAACAGGGGAGGAAGGCTTCTTGGATTTCCAACTGCAAATATAAAACTGAGTGATGAACTTGCTCCTAAAACAGGAGTTTATGCTGTTACGGTTGAACATGAAGGCAGTTTTTATAAAGGTGTTGCCAATATAGGCTACAGCCCTACATTTGACGACCATATATATACGGTTGAGGTTCATATTCTTGATTTTAAAAAGGATATATATGGACAAAAGATTTATGTAAATTTTGTCGAGCGCCTGAGAAGTGAGAAAAAGTTTTCAGGTATTGAAGAACTTTCAGACCAGATTAATAAGGATATTGAAAAAGCGCGGGGAATACTTTCTGTCTGATTATAAAAACAAACTAATATTTTCCCTGATTATCGGGATCTTAATTTCAGGGATTACATTGTTTTTTGCATTTAAAAATGTTCCCTTTAATGAGCTTTTGAATTATATCAGGATTATTGATTATAGATGGATATTCCCGTCATTTGCCATATTATTTGCAAGTTATATATTCAGAGCAGCCCGCTGGCAGATTATTGTAAGTTCTTCCCATAAAATAAATTTTAAAAGTGCTTATCATGCCCTTATGACAGGTTTTATGATTAATTGTTTACTTCCCGGCCGTGCTGGAGAGATAGCAAGACCTCTTATATTGCAGAAAAACGATAAGATTCCTTTTACAGCAGGTCTTGCCACTGTTGCAGCAGAAAGGGTTTTTGATGTTGTTTTGCTGCTTGCTTTTTTTTCAGCAGTTTTGGCAAATGTGGAGATTGATCCTGGCTTTGAAATCAGGTTTAATAATTTTATCCTTAACAGGGAAACCCTGGAATCAATATTTACAGGTATGATAAAATTATCAATCCTGCTTATTTCAGGGATAATTATTTTGAGTATTGAAAAAATAAGAAATATTATGAAAAAAGCTGTAATTCACTTTCCACTGCTCTTATTTTTTTTAAAGGAAAAAACAAAACAAAAGATTATCATAAAGATTTGCCAGCCCCTGGTAAATATCCTTGATTCCATTGCATCTGGTTTTGTCCTGCTTAAATCCCCTGTAAAGATTGGTTTATGTATCGGGCTTTCTGTTTTAATATGGCTCTTAAACGCATTTTCTTTTTATATTTTTTCTAAGGGATGTCCTGGAATAAACCTGTCTTTTATTGAAATCTCAGCAGTAATGATTCTTATATGTATATTTATTGCACTGCCCTCGGTGCCTGGTTTCTGGGGACTTTGGGAAGCAGGGGGAGTATTTGCAATGTCTTTGTTTGGAGTACTTCAAAAAGATGCAGCAGGTTTTACCCTGGCAAATCATGCTGTTCAGGTATTTCCGGTTATTATTCTTGGAGCATTATCAGCAGCAGCTTTAGGAGTAAATTTTATTAAAATTTCTTATGAGAGATAAATCATTAAAAATACAAGTTAAGGAGGATTTAAACTTGAATAATGATAATATTGATTTTGAAGATGATAATACTGAAAATGAAGACGATTTAGGCAGGCAGACTGTTGATGTTTATTCTAAAGCTGTTCTTTGGGGAACGGACTGGACAACGGAAACTATTATAAGTCAGTTAAAGAAAAACAATATTGAGATGAACCCTGATTTTCAAAGAAG from the Desulfonema limicola genome contains:
- a CDS encoding bifunctional riboflavin kinase/FAD synthetase — protein: MKIIKGIENIQQAYKDAVITIGNFDGVHIGHQALFHEVIEKADSIGGTSIAMTFDPHPIRVLTQNDHPPLITLNEQKIELISRSGLDVLICVPFSKEFAKISAKEFLEDILINKIGMKAFVVGGDYSFGKNREGDLDYLKTSSKRLGFELIVADWIQSPNNGAARISSTKIRELVMEGEISHAQKMLGRYYQIRGFVEQGRNRGGRLLGFPTANIKLSDELAPKTGVYAVTVEHEGSFYKGVANIGYSPTFDDHIYTVEVHILDFKKDIYGQKIYVNFVERLRSEKKFSGIEELSDQINKDIEKARGILSV
- a CDS encoding lysylphosphatidylglycerol synthase transmembrane domain-containing protein is translated as MRKSFQVLKNFQTRLIRILKKRGEYFLSDYKNKLIFSLIIGILISGITLFFAFKNVPFNELLNYIRIIDYRWIFPSFAILFASYIFRAARWQIIVSSSHKINFKSAYHALMTGFMINCLLPGRAGEIARPLILQKNDKIPFTAGLATVAAERVFDVVLLLAFFSAVLANVEIDPGFEIRFNNFILNRETLESIFTGMIKLSILLISGIIILSIEKIRNIMKKAVIHFPLLLFFLKEKTKQKIIIKICQPLVNILDSIASGFVLLKSPVKIGLCIGLSVLIWLLNAFSFYIFSKGCPGINLSFIEISAVMILICIFIALPSVPGFWGLWEAGGVFAMSLFGVLQKDAAGFTLANHAVQVFPVIILGALSAAALGVNFIKISYER